The genomic interval TGATATTCCTTGCTGATGTGTTGATGCTTGCCGCTAATCCGTCGATGTTGACTGCTAATCCGTTGATGGTTGCCGCTCTTCCGTCGATGTTGACTGCTAATCCGTCGATGGTTGCCGCTCATCCGTCGATGTTGACTGCTAATCCGTTGATGGTTGCCGTTAATCCGTCGATGTTGACTGCTAATCCGTTGATGGTTGCCGTTAATCCGTCGATGTTGACTGCTAATCCGTCGATGTTGACTGCTAATCCGTTGATGTTGACTGCTAATCCGTCGATGTTGACTGCTAATCCGTCGATGTTGACTGCTAATCCGTTGATGGTTGCCGTTAATCCGTCGATGTTGACTGCTCATCCGTTGATGTTGATTGCTAATCCGTTGATGGTTGCCGTTAATCCGTCGATGTTGACTGCTCATCCGTCGATGTTGACTGCTAATCCGTTGATGTTGACTGCTAATCCGTTGATGTTGACTGCTAATCCGTCGATGTTGACTGCTAATCCGTTGATGGTTGCCGTTAATCCGTCGATGTTCCTTGCTGATGTGTCGCTACAACCCTTAGCGCTGTCCGACTAAATACGGAACGTCTTGTGACGACGCCGGCGTTAGTAAGTCATGTGCGTCGCAAATTTATTTCGCGACGTCCTGTCGTAACACCTGTACTAGTACGCCGGAGCCGGATGTAGCTGAATTGGTACTTCAGTTGGCCTCAGTAACCAGAATCTATAAATTTCTACATAAAAAACTAAAAAACTTGAACCACAGTGGATTCAAGTTTTTTTCCTATCGGGATGACAGGAATTGAACCTGCGACCCCTAGCACCCCATGCTAGTGCTCTACCAAGCTGAGCTACATCCCGTCCAATCGACTATAAACATTATAGGAAAAATTAGATATGAAAACAATAGAGACGTTTTGAGATAAAAGTTTCATAGAAATGAGGTATGCGGTCGAAAGCGTTGGGCGGATCTCGTTTGAGTTCGGGCGAGCATCACTCGAGTTGGCGTGCGCGTCGCTCGAGTTCGGGTGCCTGTCTCTCAAGTGGGGCGGGCTGTCGCTCGAGTTGGCGTGCCTGTCGCTCGAGTTCGGGTGCGCGTCGCTCGAGTTCGGGTGCCTGTCGCTCGAGTTCGGGTGCGCGTCGCTCGAGTTGGCGTGTTTGTCGCTCGGGTTGGGGCGTGCGTCACTCAAATGGGGCGGGCTCTCACTCAAGTGCGACACACTGTCCTGTTCGGCTAGACGTACATCCCTGTTGAAATATCCTCAACCTATTACCTTGCCCATAATGGACGATTTTCGGCGGCGGCCGAAAATCATCTTTTGGATAGGTCAAACCCATCTCAGCTGTAAGAAAATTCACCCAATTCCGCCCTCCCATTTCCAAATGGACTTTGGGCGGATTTTAGGATGAGATTTAATTTTGGCGATTTATTTGGTATACACCATGTTTACTAAGACACAATCACCCTAGTGAACTTTCAGCACAATCTTTCCGCGCGCGTGACCGGTGGCACTCATGCGGTGACCTTCCTTCACATCTGACAAGTTCATTACGTGCTCGACAACCGGTTTGATTTTTTCCGATTCGAGTAGTTCGGCGATTTTCGCAAGCGTTTTTCCGTCTCTTCCCATCGATACTTGATAGGCGTTCACCTCATAGTCATTCGCCAATTGTTCATCCGGGGCCGTTGTTGTGGATGTGAGGCGTCCGCCTTTTTTCAGCACTTTGAAACTGCGGTTTTGAACGTCGCCTCCTAATGTATCCAGAACGATATCCACTGGGGAAAGCACATCTTCAAAATTCTCTTCTTCATAATTAATGACTTGATCGGCGCCAAGCTGCTTGAGGAAATCAACGTTTTTGCCGCTTCCGGTTGTCGCGACCCAGCAGCCATAAGCTTTGGCCAATTGGATAGCGAAACTGCCAACACCACCGGGTCCCCCTTGAATGAAGACGCGTTCACCTGCAGTCATTTTGGCCACATCCACAAGACACGTCCACGCCGTCAGCCCAACTAGTGGAATGGAAGCAGCCTCTTCAAATGTCAGATTGCGCGGCTTTTTCGCCACCATATTTTCATCAACCGCCACATATTCCGCATAGGTGCCGTTTCGCATCATATCCGGACTTGAATAGACTTCATCTCCAACCGAGAATTTGCTGACATCCGACCCAATCTTTTTTACGACACCTGCTGCATCCCAGCCAATAATCAGCGGAAATTCATAGGGAATCGCTTGCTGTAGATAGCCTTCACGTATTTGCCAATCAACCGGGTTGACCGAAGTTGCCTTAATTTCTATCAATATATCGTTCGGTTTCAGCTCAGGCTCATCAATTTCCGTATAGTTCAAGACATCCGCATGCCCATATTGTTCCATAACAATTGCTTTCATTTTATTCCATCCTTTCTTCAAGCTAATTGAAAAACAATTCCAAAAACTCCTAACTCCCAGTATAGCTATTTCCTATGAAGCATTCAAGTTTTTGAACTCGAGAAGGGATGGTTATCGAGTGGCGGTGCGTGTCGCTCGAATTCGAGTGCCTGTCGCTCGGGCCGCGCGACTTTTCCCATTTTCGCGCGAGTTCGCACGTCGCTCGAGTTGGGCTGCTTGTCACATCTAACCATTTGCCGCATCACGACTGCGGCTTTTTCTAGGTTGCAAACGAAAGATTTTTATACCGTAACGGGTTAGCGGATACAAAAATCTTGAACATCTTTTCATCAAAAGGCCTGACGCTACTCCAATAACAAGGCTTCCTAAAATATCTGTCGGCCAGTGAACACCGGTATAAACCCTTGAAAACATTACAAGAATAGCAAAGATCGTAAATGTTCGGCTGATCCATTTATTCTGTCCCCAGGCTGCTGACGCAAAGCCAACACTTCCCGATGCATGGTTACTAGGAAAAGATGCATCTCCTTGATGTGGTATCAATTGATTAAAACTATCCGGCGGTAACGTTACAAACGGGCGCTGACGAAACCAAATATGGATAATAATAAAATTAATTACAATAGCAAGGACACCGGAAAAAAAGGCGACAACCAGCGTGTGTCTGGATTGCGGCTTCGATCTTGGCAGCACAAACCAAAATAGTATAAAAAGGAGCCCATACACTTCAATAGCATGCTGGGAAATGAGCATCATTACATGGTCGATCCATGCTACATGTCCTGATAAGCTATTGATTGCATGATAGATTATTTTATCAAAAGCATTCACGTTTTGCTTCACCAGCTTTCTTATCTTAATTTTAAGACTTAATAAGTACCCTCTTATCTTGTAATTCGCTAGTCCATCTATTAAATTGACACGCTTTGACATTTTTATTGCCCAGGAAATATTTCAGCACACTATGTCACTTTATTGTTCAAAAATCCTCCCTTACACGACACTACATGACACTTTACCACAATAAGATTTTTCGTGCCTGCGGATGGGGGAGGGAAAAATAACAAGCATTCTATCTACCCGAATGAAGCTGGGGAGCCTGAGTCAGGATTAGTAACATGTTAAATGACCGTAAACAGCCACGACAAGAAACAAAATCATGCCCAAGCCCCATGATGAAATAAGTGGCCAATCATACGCCAAACCAATTGCCACCACGAAACAACTCAAACCATCCAAATCTTTCACCAATCACGTCGAGCATATCCACTAAACGATTCGAAACATAGGCAACACCTACAATACAAGATGCAGCAGTCCATCAGTGTTGTTTTCTCCCCCTACTAATTGTTAGTTGAACAAATTAGGAATAAGACGACCTCGTTAAGATGTGCTTAAACCCATTAATGACACTGTAATAGCCTCCCAAGCAAACACCCGGGAGCAATGGCAATCCATTTGAAATAGAACCACCTGTTAGATGAAAGTGATTGTTTCTTACCACAGAAATAATTCACTTACACTAACATTTTTGCATAAGGTGAATATATATCACCAAAGAAAAAGTGTCAAATGATTATGAAATGAACTCAATATTACAGATGTTTACGGTTGGAACGTTATTTTGCTTGCGGTATGGTTCTTTTTCATTTTTCGTGGGTTTTATTAATAGAGAAATGATCTTACTGGTGGGTCTTCAGGTTTGGCGGAACTACTTATGAGGTTATTGTTGTAAATAATTGCGCACACCAGTTCGCTTAATGTGGTAATAGGAACATCGGGGATTTTCACTCGAGCTGAGGGCGCGCCCCACCCGAGTTCCGCACCTTCATCCTGGGTGCATCACCTGCCATTTGCATTCACTTAAACAAAAACGTCAGCCTGCGAAAAAGCCACGATTTTGGAATAAATGGGAACACGGTATTTCGAAATACGAATCGGGATGCAAGCAAAATGGATGCAATATTCAATAAATGGGAACACGGTATTTCGAAATCCAATCAATAATGGATGCTGCCATTGCGCGGCTCGTCCGATTTGTCGCGAAAGCTTGATGACTTTTTTTGCTTTTTTTACACGTTTCGCATCATAACGTGACAAAGCCCTCGATATGGAGGTTTCCTCATTGATTGCGCGCATGAGTTCATAAGCATCTTCAATCGCTTGTCCAGCACCTTGGCCCATATTCGGTGTCGTCGCATGAGCCGCATCGCCCAATAAACATACACGTCCGTATACAAAGGAATCGAGCGGTTGCATATCATATATATCATGATGTAAAAAGAAAGCATCCTCGGTTTCACGGATCAACCGCTCTACCGTAGAAGAAAAATGCGCAAACAACCGCGCTGTCTTGCCTTTATCCAAACGCGCATAGTAGTGATCTCCCTCATCCGCATTGACACACGCAAACCAGTACACATTCCCGTCATGAAGCGGTGCCCACCCGAATCGACCATGTGCAGACCAAGCTTCCGACGATATGTGCGGCATAACATCACCCTTATTTTTCGTAATCCCACGCCAACACGTATAACCTGCGTAACGTGGCCGGCTGTCTGGTAATAACGTTTGGCGAAAAATCGAATGAATGCCATCCGCAGCAATAACGTAATCAACTTCATAAGTGGTGTTATCCTGGAAAGTAAGGGTGACATGATCGTCGTGTTGCACAAAGTCCGTTACCTGTTTATCAAAATGAAAATAATCCGGTTCGACCGCACGAAATAACGCTTCATGCAAATCCGCCCGATGAATCGTCACCGTCTCCTCACCAAAGCGCTTCTTTAATAGAGAAAAGTCAATCCGATTCATCACGTCTAGCTTGTCATTTAAAAACCGCTGTTCCTGAAGCGGCATTCCGACCTTTGCCACATCTTCCTTTACCCCCATTCGATCTAAGGCAAGCATCGCGTTACTGCCTAGTCCAAGGCCGGCACCGAGGGGCTTAAACGAACGGGCCCGCTCGAATACATGCACCTTTATCCCCAAGTTATGCAGACCTGCCGCTAATGCAAGTCCACCAATACCGCCGCCAATAATCGCTAGCGTCATCTAATCAACCTCCAGCGCGTTCGTTTCTATCACATAATGGATGAAGAAAATCGTGACGTAGCCATAACATCCCTTCATGAACGACCATAAGACATACCAAAGAATTGACCGGATTGAACCATTTGCCGGACTTTTTCTAAACGAGCCGACTCATACTTTTCCAACCCCTTCAACGCCGCATGTCCCTGTACACCTTTGGCAACACATTTGCCTAACTCGGCCGCATCATTTAACGATTCATTAAACCCACTGGCTGTGATGGGTGCAGGTACATGTCCGGCATCGCCAACCAAAGCAATGCGTCCTTTCACAAGTTGGTCGGGCACGTATTCTTTGATAGGAATTCCAGTAAGATCGCGTGTTTCAATCGCATGAAGTGTTGTGGATAGCCATGGCTCGGGCCATCTGACAGAAGCTTGTTCGGCCAGTTCATTCAGTGTCTGTTCCGGAATATCCGCTCCCTTAAGCGAATGCTTGACAACTGTTCCTTCTACACATCCGAGCTGACGTAACAAATCCGTTCGTGTGTTATCGTAAAACGTGCATCCAACTCGCCGATCCCCAGAACCTGAAGTACCATCCTTCTCGCGCATGACAGACCCGAAGAAAAAGCCACCATTAATGCCTTGGAGCATTGTAACCCCTGAATCATGATCATCAGGTCGAATATGTTCGGGTAAATCATTCTCATTTATAGCAGCAAACCACACCATGTACCCCGCAAACGTTGCATCCGGTTTGTGAGGTGCCACATGACGCCGAACCAGACTGCGGTGACCGTCCGCACCAACGACCATATCACCGCGAACCGTCTCTCCTGTATCCGTCACCACCCAGGCGGCGTCATCGTCCTGATCCACCATTTCAACACGCGTGTTAAAATGTATATCAATACTGGAGTAGGATTGGGCTTCTGTACGCAAACTAGACTCAATCGATGACCAAAGCTGTATCGACTTTTTCCCACCCGAAGCCAGCTTCCGTAATAATGTTGCCGTTTTTGTACGGTCAAATAGGCCGCCGTCCACTTGCAAACCAGCTCCAGTGGGTCGTTGTTCTCCGGCTTTTTCTAAAATCGTCACCTGCAGCCCAACGCGTGCAAGCGCAATGCCTGTCATCAATCCGGAAAGCGATGCACCGACAATAACAGCAGACCCGCCCGTACTAGGCTCCTCAGTTGGTCTTTTCACAAAATATCCCCCCAGTTTTTTAATAATGGCGTAACGTGTGCCAGATCCTTCATAACCCCTCTAATAATTGGCATGTCGAAAATGAGGGATGAAAGGATGCCCGTCATTCAATTATAGCAAATACGTAAGGGAACGGAAGAATGAAAGGTGCCTGTTGTCACTTCCCGAAATATGGGGTGGTATGATATACGAGGAATAGATGGTTAAATCGTGCCATTTGGCTGAGGTACACTTTTCTTTTACAATAAAAACACCACCTTGTTGCAGTGGTGTTTTTACAGAAAGTGACTGGCACCTAAGCCTTGCTTAAATTAAGGAATTATTTCTCCTTGTATAACTTTTCCCGTATCACGTATGCATTAAATAGCTGTCCAGCCGCCATCTACTTTTAATGTATCTCCAGTAATAAATCTACTGATATCTGAGGAAAGATATAACACTGCTCCGGCTACATCATCAGCATCAGCTAGTTTACCTAATGGAATTCTTTCATATACATCACGTTCAAAGGCTTTATCTTCAAACATGTTTTCTGTTAGCTCTGTCTTAATGAACGTTGGAGCGACAGCATTTACATTTAAATGATGTTCTGCCCATTCTACCGCAAGTGCTTTTGTTAATTGGACCATTCCCCCTTTACTAGAGCAATAAGATGCACGATTCCAATAACCGACAAATGCCATCTGTGAAGCAATGTTAACGATCTTACCACTTTCCTTGGGTATCATATATTCTGCAGCTTTTTGGCTACAAAAAAACGTCGCTTTTAAATTAGTATCGAGCACTTGGTCCCAATCTTGTTCGGTTATTTCAAGTGCGGGTTTTGTAATATTAATCCCAGCATTATTTACTAACACGTCCAACGCACCCATTCGATTGACAGCTTCATCAACCATTGCACTTACTTCATTCATATTTTTTAAGTCTGCTGAGATGTAAGAACACGCTGCATGATAATTCTTAAGTTCATTTGTAGCTTGAATTAGTGCCGATTCATTTCTCCCGACAATCACTACTTTGGAACCATGCTCTGCAAAAGCCAGGGCGATGCTTTTTCCTATCCCCTTACTTCCTCCTGTAACAATAACTGATTTATTTTTAAGGTCCGAAAAATATTTCATTACTTGAGATGGCTCCTTTCTGAATTCAGTCTTTACTCAAACTGGATTTTCGTAAAATCATAAACAAGATGGTAAATTCTCTCTTCACCATTCTACTAAAATAGTAAAAATATTGCTAAGAAACCGCTAAGGGGAG from Lentibacillus cibarius carries:
- a CDS encoding FAD-dependent monooxygenase, producing MTLAIIGGGIGGLALAAGLHNLGIKVHVFERARSFKPLGAGLGLGSNAMLALDRMGVKEDVAKVGMPLQEQRFLNDKLDVMNRIDFSLLKKRFGEETVTIHRADLHEALFRAVEPDYFHFDKQVTDFVQHDDHVTLTFQDNTTYEVDYVIAADGIHSIFRQTLLPDSRPRYAGYTCWRGITKNKGDVMPHISSEAWSAHGRFGWAPLHDGNVYWFACVNADEGDHYYARLDKGKTARLFAHFSSTVERLIRETEDAFFLHHDIYDMQPLDSFVYGRVCLLGDAAHATTPNMGQGAGQAIEDAYELMRAINEETSISRALSRYDAKRVKKAKKVIKLSRQIGRAAQWQHPLLIGFRNTVFPFIEYCIHFACIPIRISKYRVPIYSKIVAFSQADVFV
- a CDS encoding SDR family NAD(P)-dependent oxidoreductase, giving the protein MKYFSDLKNKSVIVTGGSKGIGKSIALAFAEHGSKVVIVGRNESALIQATNELKNYHAACSYISADLKNMNEVSAMVDEAVNRMGALDVLVNNAGINITKPALEITEQDWDQVLDTNLKATFFCSQKAAEYMIPKESGKIVNIASQMAFVGYWNRASYCSSKGGMVQLTKALAVEWAEHHLNVNAVAPTFIKTELTENMFEDKAFERDVYERIPLGKLADADDVAGAVLYLSSDISRFITGDTLKVDGGWTAI
- a CDS encoding phosphatase PAP2 family protein; protein product: MNAFDKIIYHAINSLSGHVAWIDHVMMLISQHAIEVYGLLFILFWFVLPRSKPQSRHTLVVAFFSGVLAIVINFIIIHIWFRQRPFVTLPPDSFNQLIPHQGDASFPSNHASGSVGFASAAWGQNKWISRTFTIFAILVMFSRVYTGVHWPTDILGSLVIGVASGLLMKRCSRFLYPLTRYGIKIFRLQPRKSRSRDAANG
- a CDS encoding FAD-dependent oxidoreductase yields the protein MKRPTEEPSTGGSAVIVGASLSGLMTGIALARVGLQVTILEKAGEQRPTGAGLQVDGGLFDRTKTATLLRKLASGGKKSIQLWSSIESSLRTEAQSYSSIDIHFNTRVEMVDQDDDAAWVVTDTGETVRGDMVVGADGHRSLVRRHVAPHKPDATFAGYMVWFAAINENDLPEHIRPDDHDSGVTMLQGINGGFFFGSVMREKDGTSGSGDRRVGCTFYDNTRTDLLRQLGCVEGTVVKHSLKGADIPEQTLNELAEQASVRWPEPWLSTTLHAIETRDLTGIPIKEYVPDQLVKGRIALVGDAGHVPAPITASGFNESLNDAAELGKCVAKGVQGHAALKGLEKYESARLEKVRQMVQSGQFFGMSYGRS
- a CDS encoding NADP-dependent oxidoreductase, translated to MKAIVMEQYGHADVLNYTEIDEPELKPNDILIEIKATSVNPVDWQIREGYLQQAIPYEFPLIIGWDAAGVVKKIGSDVSKFSVGDEVYSSPDMMRNGTYAEYVAVDENMVAKKPRNLTFEEAASIPLVGLTAWTCLVDVAKMTAGERVFIQGGPGGVGSFAIQLAKAYGCWVATTGSGKNVDFLKQLGADQVINYEEENFEDVLSPVDIVLDTLGGDVQNRSFKVLKKGGRLTSTTTAPDEQLANDYEVNAYQVSMGRDGKTLAKIAELLESEKIKPVVEHVMNLSDVKEGHRMSATGHARGKIVLKVH